One part of the Podarcis muralis chromosome 3, rPodMur119.hap1.1, whole genome shotgun sequence genome encodes these proteins:
- the MORN2 gene encoding MORN repeat-containing protein 2 isoform X1: protein MAKWGLLRRSIVGDRDAEVYKISFVFPNGDKYEGDCTRTIEGVLERSGHGVHTTPDGIIYQGNWKNDKMNGFGRLEHPSGAVYEGEFYNNMFHGTGTYIFTNGAKYTGQFCENKLEGNGEFKDTQGLEWDGTFHYTAAPGLKLKLEM from the exons ATGGCGAAATGGGGGTTGCTGCGCAGGTCGATCGTAGGCGACCGAG ATGCTGAAGTTTACAAAATATCGTTTGTATTTCCCAATGGAGATAAGTATG AGGGTGACTGTACAAGAACAATTGAGGGAGTCCTTGAGAGGAGTGGACATGGAGTTCATACTACTCCAGATGGAATTATTTACCAAGGAAACTGGAAGAATGATAAG ATGAATGGTTTTGGAAGGCTGGAACATCCTTCAGGTGCAGTTTATGAAGGCGAGTTCTATAACAACATGTTTCATGGAACAGGAACATACATATTTACCAATGGAGCCAAGTACACTGGACAGTTCTGTGAAAACAA GCTGGAAGGGAACGGAGAATTTAAAGACACACAGGGCCTGGAATGGGATGGCACATTTCATTACACAGCAGC
- the MORN2 gene encoding MORN repeat-containing protein 2 isoform X2: MAKWGLLRRSIVGDREGDCTRTIEGVLERSGHGVHTTPDGIIYQGNWKNDKMNGFGRLEHPSGAVYEGEFYNNMFHGTGTYIFTNGAKYTGQFCENKLEGNGEFKDTQGLEWDGTFHYTAAPGLKLKLEM, encoded by the exons ATGGCGAAATGGGGGTTGCTGCGCAGGTCGATCGTAGGCGACCGAG AGGGTGACTGTACAAGAACAATTGAGGGAGTCCTTGAGAGGAGTGGACATGGAGTTCATACTACTCCAGATGGAATTATTTACCAAGGAAACTGGAAGAATGATAAG ATGAATGGTTTTGGAAGGCTGGAACATCCTTCAGGTGCAGTTTATGAAGGCGAGTTCTATAACAACATGTTTCATGGAACAGGAACATACATATTTACCAATGGAGCCAAGTACACTGGACAGTTCTGTGAAAACAA GCTGGAAGGGAACGGAGAATTTAAAGACACACAGGGCCTGGAATGGGATGGCACATTTCATTACACAGCAGC